TTTAGACCATCATTATCATAGTGACTAATATGTCATTAAGGAATTTCTGCGATTAAAGCAATATTTTTCAGATTCTTATCGATCTAGTAATTGCAATTGTTCCCTCTAAATAGAAAATCAAATGTACTTTTATTTGCTTCGAACTATTCAaagatttcttttcctttttctattaaaaatttagacttttttactttaaaatacttaattgtttttaaaaaactaCAATTGATaaaaaatccccccccccccccccccaaaactaAAGCTATTGCTTTGGTTGCCTTGCTCTTCAGCCGACATTGATGTCTCTTTTTCCAGTGATTTGTAAAAGTTATCCAGACTCTGTCAAAATACCGTAATTATCATGTTCTTCTGTTTACTAAGAAATTCTGATTACCTAGGTTTTTATTTTGGTCTTGCTAATTTAAGACATTGTCATGTGGTACACTTATAGAGGTGCCTACTGGCTATGTGGAATTCCGAAAAAAAGGTAAAGTCCGGTATTTGGCGAAGATCTTTCTATCAATAGATAGAAACGAGCCAAAACATATAAAGATTGGTATAGTCACTCATATAGACATATCTGTCCGGATAGAGGATAGTCTAGGCCGATTCTCAATCCTGCCAATGGAGAAGAACATTGAATTGCTGAAACTAGATCTGGCGATAGAAGCCAAGTCTATAGGATACAAAATTAAAGTTTGTAGTGTAAAGTTCAACAGTTGTTATTTCGTCAAAAGTAAATGTCAAAACTATCTTCAATCTCTTTCAGCTAGCGCACAATGTTTAATTGTTCTGGGGCATAATATCTTTATTGGTTTCAAAAATGTGGTTTACATTATTTCACAAGGCTGGAAAAATACTTCATGACATGCATGATTGGACCAATGAACAAATGCTTATCTATAGGCCCATGATACTATTTATGTTAAATGTCCAACTGCAAACTAGAACATTAAAATGATAATGGTCCCTCCACACTTATAAGTCAAAATTTCTTTCGAACTATAGTAGTTCTTTACAATGGTTGTCACAGGCAAACACCAATATAACTTACTAAAACTCATGCTCCTTTATACAAATTAAGACTCACATCACCCCGATTTTTTCTTTACTAAAAAACGCTCTTTTCTGAGCGAATCCTGCCGATCGAGTCGGTCGAAAACACCGATCGATCAGAAAACCGACCGACTCGGCTTGGTCCGTTTTCTatttaaaataaactaaaaaatatattcaaaaaattGACCAACTTGGTCAAATCTTCGGTGAACTTATTTAAAAAACCGATTGATATAGTCggtaatttaatttctttttttaatcGATTATTTCAAGTAATAATGCGGTTGAAGAGTACAAATAAAAAACGACCAACAAACACCAATGATCTAGTGGTAGAATTGTACCTTGAGTACATACCTTGATTCGAATtccaattggtgcattttatgaTTGCATAACTTGATCGATTTTATAATACTGACCGATTCGCTCGACTTTTGAAATTCTTTTTAGGGCAAATGTCAAAAAATACCGGCATATTAAAAATTCAGTATACCGACTGCATCGATGGATTTTCACCGACTGCTTGGGTCGGTATTTAATACCGATTGGCTTTTTCCGAACCATCTAATTTGGTCGTTACTCCTTTAAAATTGACCGAGTTAGGTAAGTTTTTCGCTCAGAAATGGCCCTATCTTTAGTAGTGTTCGTTAATTTCTTATGTAATAACAGGGATGGAGCTAGCATAAAGAGTATGGGTTTAGTAGAACCAGTAACTCTAGTCCAAACCCTTTATAATTATTGATAATTCCATTGGgtatatatttacatataataAACTTCATAActgataaattttaatttttgaattcacTTCTGCTCAATAAGCCATACTTGTGAATTAATTATAGAAACTAAAATGTTTCTCGTTTAAACTGGGGTGATCATACCCAGAAAACTTGAGGGGTCGGGTTGATTTAAGTTACAAGGGAATAAAGagtcaaatgaaaagaaaattaataaacaaGTGTAATAAGCTCTAAGGCATTTATCTTGTTCTTTCTCTATATTATTCCGTTCTTGATATATCAACTCTAAAACAAATGCTGATAAATAGAAATAAGCTTCACAAGATTAGGCTATAAAGATGAAATATTTGAAAAGAAATACACGTGAATTTTTTTTAGCTTATTTTTGGACTTATAATCTTAATGAATTACACCACTTGCATTCTTGGCTTGACCTTAGCTCTTAAAGGATTTTTCATCACCACAGTAAATTCCAATTTCTCAGTAAAATCCACTTTCCTATTTTCCGGGTAAGCGGACCATTCAAATTCTTGAATCATTCGGGCCAACATCAAATTCACATGCACCGTTGCCAAGCCCAAGCCCGGACAAATCCTCCGCCCGAccccaaatggcatcatctttaCCCCGGTCACACCCGTTATATCAGCGTCCTCCCGCCCGGATAGAAACCTATCCGGGTCAAACTTTTCCGGATCAGACCAAACTTTTGGGTCATCCGAGATCCCGGGTACAAAAAACTCTACATTAGCATATGTGGGTATGTCATACCCACCCAATGTTGTTGGCTCCGTTACTGCATGGGTAAATGTAACGTACGTAGGAGGATGTTTACGTAAAAGCTCCTTTACAACGGCGTTTAAATAAGGCATCTTATCCATATCCTTTTCGTCAATCTTTCTGTCACCCACTGTATTTCTAATCTCTTCGTATATTCTCTTCTGTATGCTTGGATTTTCGATCATTCTCCCTATGGCCCACTCTATTGCGGTAGCGGTTGTGTCGGTCCCACCATTCAAGAACTCTGAACATAGTGTTACAAGCTCCGGATTCGTTGGTCCTGACTTTGTACctgtaaaaaaaatataattaagtaaataaaagtataTTTTCTCCTACAGTATAAACTTTTAGTTAAAGTGATCATGTAATTCAACATTACCTTCGACCTTAACATCAAATAAAGTATCTAAGTACGAAAACGAGGCAACTGTCTTATCGTACCCAGGATTTTGTATTGCTCTTCGACGTTTCTCGATCAAAGGGACAAGTGTTTCTATTTGTCTCTTGCGAACTTCGTGAACTCTCTTACGTTGTTTATAACCAACAAACAAGCTCAATATAGGAAgaaaatcatctattcttggatGAAGCTCCATTAGCACATCCTTCATCATTTGATCAACGGTTTCAATCATTTTCTCATCCATTTCAACACCAAAACACATAGTCAAAAGTATATAAAACACCGCGAAACGCGCGTTTTTCAGCACCCAAACGATATCGTTATTGGCCTTAGCATCTGCATGTATCCTTTCAATCAACTTATCCATTGCCATTTCTCTACAATCACGAAATTCTTTCACTCTACTCGAACTAAGCATATTTTGGACCATATTTCTTCTCAGGGATCGCCAAAGTGGCCCGTAAATTGCTGCATTGAcactgaacttgttgcaactgaaAATGGTTCGGGTCGGGGTCTCACTCGGGCGGGTAGCGAAAATTTGacccttttcaattaaagctTCGTACGCCAAGTCAGCACTGCTAACAACAATCATAGTACGAGCACCCATTTTGAGTGTGAAAATAGAACCATATTTTGGTTTGAGCTCTCTTACGTATTCGAAAAATTGCTTACCAGAACTAGCTATTTGGAAAAGGTTACCGACTACCGGCCAACCCGGTGGTCCTGGAGGAAGATTGCATTTGGTTTTTCGTGTGAATAATAAGATGAAAACTGAGAGAAGAAAGGCCAAAGCTGTAAATATGAAGTCCATAGTTGTGTATAATATCCCTCTAGGTATTATTTGTAACACCTTCTATAATAAGAAGGAAATGAATGCTCTCTAACACAAGAACAAGAATATGGAAAGCCTTTTATAAGGAAAATGGTAAGGTACTTTTTCTGATTGAAAAAAAGGCAACAAAAACCCTTTAAGGCTGCTTGGCTGGCAATAATTGCCTTCAAGACGGCTTAATAAATACCCCTCAGTCCTAATTTATGTGACTTTGGCACGAAATTTAAAGGAAAATTTGTGATCTAAAGTAAGTTTTAGATTAatggtaaaataaaaaatttaaagttaaattattttaaaatataaaaaataatattctttTAGGTACATATTAAAAGGAAAGAATGCCCATAATTTAAGACTGATTAGTGTGAAGTGATGTGAAGAGGGGAAACGTTGGATCATTTAGACAAGAGGAGTCGCCGAGAATCCAACTATCCAACTATCCAACTACTTTACTGGTAGTCATTAATATTCAACTGTAAAGATAACATATAATCCTATTTATTAAACTTTTGGAAATAGACATCTATTGAAGGGTTTCACTATATAGAATTGTAATAATTACTTCCTcaattcacttttacttggcatgtatattaaaaataaatttttatttttacttgagaagataatttttcttttcctgttatacccacagtatttattagtcatttcaaatcattttctcaaatccaataaaatatgcatcaattaatatgagtatcatgataaattatacacttcatttattattttttaaggggtgtaaaaagtcaaaacgtgtcaagtaaaagtgaacgaagggagtacattatattttcaaacttaaccTTTGCCTATAATATAATTAGGGTAAAAATTTAATTGCATTCAGAATTTAACCAAATCAGTTAATGCATGCACATCATGTTTACTTcatgacgagcgcaaaacacaacacgaaattgatgctcgctagtcaaagatagtacaGTTTAATTATCGTCTCAACAAGGATTGAATTAAAAAAATGCTCAAGTAATTTCTAGCTTAACGCTATTCAGGATGATCAAAACTTAATTTGTAATGATTATGAACTATGTTTAACTACTAAAATAAAGCAATTGACAATAGACAACAAGGAATTAGAGATTCGCATAGTGGTTTCTTATAAATGTGAGGAATAAGGGTTTAACAGGATATGTGCAAGATAGCTATTTGAGATTTAACTCTATTTTAATtcactctaatgttctaatgattctcacgaatttaCTTGATGATTAGTTCAAATGTGCAgtcaagactcctctctcgattaaaacTTAACTCTACGAGAtgaactaatataagcactgTGAAGTATGCAAGTATGCGTTAATGGATTGGTCCTTAAGAAAACGTCTCTTGAATATTCTCCTAAtttgatttaatcaacaattcaacaagctcttccgattacttaagagaattaatgaattaaatcaaacaaaataatgcaaagataatcaccaagatattcctctttcgattaaataaattgataaataaagttgcaacaattcaaaactccacaaacgaattcaagcaagaactagagttaaaatccacaaatatttatcaaaacaccatatccgtcaaaccctaaggtaaactactccataattatGGAGAAAGTCATCACAATTATAGTTAAAGAATAAGAAAGCATCAATCTAACTTTACAATCCAAACTTtcgtattgaattgatggaaagatgatgTAATTTtgtgtcttgtagcctccaatgctctcccaaagcttccaaggtcaaaagtcccCTCAAAAATgtctttttggtgtatttataccctGTAGGAGTGGGGGCGAAATTACCTTTTCCTAGCCGAAACAGGACCAATACTCCGAGAAACTTACACAGGCGCGCCGCCCCATGCGGGACACTTGTGGGAAAGTTCAGAGAGCATGTTCTGATGGGCAGTAACATAAATACACTGtcgcgccgccccatgcggcgcgacaATTCAATTTTTACAGAGTGAATTCTTTTCTTCACGTTTTAACATCCAGACTTGGCTCCCGACCCCCAAACACGATCCCGGTTTAatcccttgggattttactcagacttcaaagctccaacttgttcaaTTTAGCTCCTGAATATGTTTTTAACTTGAAATCACTTTCTACAGGGCATAAAACACATATTGAGTGCAATACACTAATATTCAAGCTTAAACACAAGTACAATGCAATAATTAGAATGCAAATTATGACTAACACACTGATTCTAGCCTACTATTAACACCCACACTTAAACCACTGCTCGTCCTAAAGCAATCAAACTGTACTTCACATAGAGACGACCTTATTTTCAAACAACTTCCCTAATGTATtatgccaagaatatttaaaataggcTAAGTACCCTATCATAACATCCTAACTTCAAGActcgactcaaaagcaccacgcctttttttttttcacaatatgCTCACTTATTCTAACACAAAGGTCAAAGAATTCACCTTACCTTCGCAAATCATGCGCTCTCACACAGATATtagagagtagttccatacaCAATAAAAtttcaagaacaattaggaactcaagatagaaagaattcactcactcttagaATTAAGATTCATATGCTACAAAAgaggtaccataggcttgccagTAGTGttatactctactaattgagctcagtCAGTCAATGATCAAGTAGGActtaatttggttgtaatgtaggttgcgaaACGGGTAGGATAGATTTAGATATAGTGGCTACACCTCCCTGagaactttaatacatatacattaacaattcaaacaccccacacttatgttgTACCAAACTCTATCCTTCAGACATAATAGCATCAAGCTCCCAATATCTTTAAGCACAAATAAGATGAGAATTACCACTAGAACAAAAtcaattttttctcttttctaccACATAcccactcttttttttttcttgttttcaaatttttgattgatttctctttctcttttttttttcttcaattccttacaTATGGCTCTCATAATTTTtcaaacaatgcacctttctctttttttttttacgcAAAAACATGACCATACCTCCACTTAGCTTTTACAAGCTCatacaaattcaagtgctcatgagaggtaatATGTTCAAACAGATAGACAATTCTATCAAAGGGTCAagcttgtagtgtggttgccaaaaaaATAGGATTACACGCTCAACGGGGCTAACTCAGATACACATTAATttggtgggtaaaagcatatatctggctcaataaagaaatacctatatcactttctacactgaacaagactactatttcgctttgcaaacacactaCGCAAGTTCTAGAGATCAATCAAAATGCATAGAATatcacaaaacctcacacacagaTTGATATATAACTTACTTAGGACCGAATCTATCCTGACTCTCTAGTCAATGCAGTTTTGCAAAGTTACAATCACgtaatttaaggtacttatttAAGAGTCATGAGCTAAGACTAAGCATCACAAATAAGTCACTCATTGCTCTCAAAGCACAACAAAAATAAGGAAAGTCATCTCCATTTAACACCTAGCACAAGACTTCACTACTCCTactaaaagaaaaactaactacacccggttcaagtaaaactcttgaaaaagaaccgcggcacaaaaaaaatcaagaaaatattgttacactacctaataaaaaaaacacaaataaacggctaatatttttttcaactttaatccctcaagaagacagtcgaggaaatccatcgtcgggaaaagtctaaattattttttcaatCAAAAGAAGAGACTACAaacacacatatacatatatacattccccatcccacactttaaattatgtcatgtccccatgacacacaaataaaaagcaagaggtaaagaaaacttcCATGATTCATCTAATCGGGGTCTGAATCGAAGTCGAGATCTCTTTTGCATGCCCGACccagtgcacacatccatgcaaAGAGCTTCTTTTTCGCCTTCTTCGGGTATACCCCACACTTATCAGCTTCACTCTTTCCAATTTTTTCTTTTAGGGTCTCCATTTCTCCTTCCATTTTGAAGATCAACCTTTCATCCCCCACTCTGAGCATGAGCTCCTTTCCTGAATATCTAGAATTGTACTGCCCGTgaccaagaatggtcttcctaaaaTCAGAGGGACCTAACTATTTTCCTCCATATTCACCATAACGAAGTCCACAGGGAACTAATTTGTCTACCCGAACCAGCACATCTTCCACTAGTCCTTCAGGTATGAGTGTGGTCTGATCCGTCAGTTGTAAGGACACAAGGATCGACCTGATCTCTCCAATCTCGCCCACCAATTTCCTAAAAATAGACAAAGGCATAAGATTAATAGAAGCACCTGAATCACacaaagatttttgaaatttagtTCTTCCTAAAGAGCAAGCTATAGTAAAACTCCCCGGATCTCCACATTTTTTAGGGAGCTTATTTTGCAAGATGGCACTACAATGCTGTGTCAGCTTGACAATCGGTGTCTCTTCCACTTTTTGCTTCTTGGAAAATATCtctttcatgaatttagcataagctTGCATATGAGAAAGCACTCTGTGAAAGGTATATTCACATGCACCTGCTTGAACACTTCTACAAAGCGCTCGAATTTTTTGtccaacttatctcttctttgcTTCTGGGGGAAAGGTAGAGCTGGCATGTATTTGCTCTCTTCAGTCTCATTATTTGTTGAATTctcatttttattcttttttgagCTCTAATCTTCCCCTTCTTCTTGAGATCATCCTCTACCATCCCTGCACCTTTTTGAATGCCATCATTTGTCTGCTCATCCACAATCTCCACCTGTCTCTCAGTCAgttcattctttttctttactATGGGGTCCTCCAACTTATGCCCACTCCTCAAAGACAATTCATTTATTGTCTCGTTTGGGTTTCTTTCAGTATCAGCAGGAAGCATTAAACATAGAGTAGCTAGTTGCTCAACCTGTCTTTCCAGGTTTCGAAAAGCTATGCCCAACTCATTGATATCTGCACCATGTTCTCATATAGCTGAGCTATGGGTTTCAAGCCTCTCATTTGTCTGAATAATAAAGGCCTTCATTAGATCTTCCATGCTAGACTGATTGGACTGTGGAGGTTGATATGACTGCCTCTGCTGCCATGAGTTCAGGCTACCACTTGGTGAATTTCAAGAAAAGCCTCGGTGCCTCTGTCCCATAGGATTAAAATTGTTACCACTTTGGTAGTTGCCTCTGTCGAAGCTCCTACAACATTTACCATTTCATATGCAGCTAAGGCCTGGCACTCATGCGTTGGGTGACCCATTCCATAGAAAAGACAAACTAGTGATGGTTGGCTCTGGACCTTGGCTAAGGTCAACTTTCTTATCTCTTTGGCCATGGTGTCTAGTTGGGCTTGCACTGCTGTGTTAGAATCTACTTGATGAACTCCAACTGATATTCTTCTATCATTACTCTCAGCAGGCCACTGGTTAGCATCTTCAGAGAGCTCATCAATAATTGTCACAATCTCTTCGGGAGTCTTCTTTATTAAAGGACCTTCGACTACAGTATTTAGGGTTCGTCATGAGGGAGGTGTCAGTCTATCCCAAAAGTCTTGGAGTTACATACGCAATTCAATACTATTATGCTGACACTTCCTCACTATCTCCTTGAATCTTTCCCAATCCTTGAAAACTATTTCAGTGTCAGTCTGGCAGAAGTTGTGAATTTCCCTTCTGAACTTCACTATTTTTGCAGCTGAGAAGTATTTGTTAAGAAACTTTCTAGTAATATCTTCCCTGTCCGCATCGACCCAGTTGGTAAGCTATAAATCCAGTGCTTCACGTCATCCTATcgtgaaaaggggaatgcccttaggtAGACTGCATCTTTCGACACTTCGTTGTACTGGAAAGTATTCATGATTTCCTCAAAGTCCATCGAGTGAATGTTAGGATCTTCATTCACCTCCCCTTTGAAGACACATTTGTTCTGGATAGTTTGAAGCAAGCCTTGATTCAATTCAAAATTATTCGCTGCTACTGGTGGAGGTCTGACACTAGACAGTCCCTGATATTGTAGACTGGTTTGGCATAATCACCCAATGCTCTACCAGGCCTGGGTACAACATTctcaaattgatcttcaatcaAGGTTCGATTTAGATTGAATCTTTGACCCCCCTCATCGTTTACGGTCTCATCAGCAGCTCTACGGGCTGCCTCAACTGCTATCCTTGCATCTTCTTCTCTAAGTTGTGCTGCTTCTCTTGCAGTTAAATTTCCCTCCTCTTCACCGTTATTAGCCATGTGTTCTTGGGTTGAAGGTTGCCCCAAGAACTTTTCGGTGAGTTCTTTCCCTTTCTTGAACTGCCGTAGACTCTTTTCCACCTCTGGATTGTGTGGATCAATTTCTTTGAagaagatcgagtcatacaccaaATGGGGCAATTTGTTGCCTGCACACGGAAGAGGAACCCCaccaagaataaaataaaataaaataaaaaaattcctgaattagcatcagaattattttgaacactattgattgccaatccccggcaacagAGACAAAATTTGACGAatgcaaaacacaacacaaaattgatgctcgctagtcaaagatagtacattttaattatcgtctccacaaaGATTTAATTTAAACAATGCTCAAGTAATTTCTAGCTTAACTCTATTTAGGATGATCAAAACTTGATTTGTAATAATTATGAACTATGTTTAACTACTAAAATAAAGTAATTGATAATAGACAACAAGGAATTAGAGATTCGCATAGTGGTTTCTTATAAATATGTGGAATAAGGGTTTGATAGGATAGGTACAAGATAGCTATTTGagatttaactctagtttaattcactctaatgttctaatgattctcacgaattcaattgatgattagttcaaacgtgtagtcaagactcctctctcgattaaatcttaactctacgagatgaactaatataagcactgTGAAGTATGCAAGCATGCGTTAATGGATTGGTCCTTAGGAAAACGTCTCTTGTATATTCTCCTAaattgatttaatcaacaattcaacaagttCTTCCGATTACTTAAGAGAATCAACGAATTAAATCGAATAAAATAATGCAAATATAATCACCAagatattcctctttcgattaaataaactgaTGAATAAAGTTACAATAATTCAAAACTCCACAAACGAATTCAAGCaaaaactagagttaaaatcTACAAATATATATCAAAACACCATATTcgtcaaaccctaaggtaaactactccacAATTATAATTGAAGAATAAGAAAGTATCAATCTAACTttacaatccaaactcccgtATTGAATTATTTGAAAGATAATGAAATCTTGTATCTTGTAGCCTCCAATACTCTCCTAGGATAAATTCTCTGAGAAAATTACACAGGCGCGCCGCGCCGCGCCTCGCGTCGCCCCATGCAAGGAGCTTGTGGGAAACTTCAGAGAGCATGTTTTGACGGGCAGCAACAGAAATACACTGCCATGCGGCGCGACTGTTCAAATTTTAGAGAGTGAATTCTTTTCTTCATGTTTTGACATCTAGACTGTGGTTCCCAACCCCCGAACGCAATTCTGCTTttatcccttgggcttttactcaagtTTCAAAGCTCTAATTTGTTAAATATAGCtcccatattttttttttaactcgaaatcacttcctacaaggcataaaatacatatTAAGTACAATACACTAACATtcaagctcaaacacaagtaaaatgtAGTAATTATAGTGCAAACTATAACTaaaacaagtgattctagcctagcatcaCTTCATCTACACATTTATCACTTAATTACCCATTGTTAAGTGATATGTATTCTCACTGTACTTAATAATTCCTAAAGTTAAATTGCAAACTTATTAGAATACCAGTGTATACCGTGAAtgatttttggtagaaaactgAACGAGTACCAATTCTCATCCCTCTAGTACACCATATGTGTTGTTATTaggaaaaatataatgtggttcGAGTACACTTGTCCCAAATTTTTACcccaggcgtcgtgatggcacttagtctcttagactaggtaagccgattttaattacattttgaagctatttttttgaattaaataaataataaaaattgacagcggaacaaatatgaatatgcaactccccaagactggtagtactgagtcacgaactctaactgaatacatggaatgatcacgaggaccgaatatataatactgtttgattacaaattaacagtacaatgaaataaaaaaactccaagggactgcgacggccaagcagctctaccttgaatccttacgatcccgctttaactctgctccagtccgatatctccaatacgcggctctgcacaaaaatgtgcagaagtgtagtatgagtacaccacggtcggtacccagtaagtattaaaaCTAACCTCAATGGactagagacgaggtacagtcaagacactcactagtctaataacctgtgcaatataatatataaaatactaaaaaaCATATAGCAATAAgagcaggataaaacaaccagtggtatgcgcagcaagacaacacgaataccataaatatcactcaataattaataaatacatgtacgcccaattaattcaagtttttcaaacaaatatccttcacatataattcttccaagtaactctctttcaaatgtagttttctcaaataattatttttcaaatataattctttcatataattctttttgaataaaaatcctcccaaataaatattttgaatataattcttccaattaaaaagtcaccatgtgacacctcatttcataatcataaaaatacgggtctcaacccatttttatatttttcgtaaacacgggtctcagcctactttcatatttccacggcacctcgtgcccataattaaatcatcatatttttccggcacctcgtgccgtCATTTCATATCAcgactgcacggacaattcacgtgccaaatatcctcattgtttactcatggcacctcgtgcccacatttcatttttataatccgcctggcaatggcCACagactctcaatttcaacataaatcaaattgttatcaatttaccaacaacaagacaaactgcacaaggtataaaaataaacacaagaaaatcacaacatcacatgaaaattatcaacaccacaaccccacatcatcacatatcgtccctgacaatagacacccttatcgctcatattgccacccttatcactcatatAGCCACGcttatcgctctgcccagacaatatcaatagccacccttatcgctcctataactacccttatcgctccgcccagacaatattccaacaaaggCAACGATAGTGAAATgctacccttatacccacataatatcaacagtgaaatgccacccttatatcctcaaaataacaatggtgaaatgccacccttatatcctcaaaataacaactcacacaacacaataatttatacgGGAATttatcacgacaacataacaaaatcaattcatatcataatttgcccaatggccacaaccaaatttgaaagataaaaccaaatcaataaatttcacaataaatagccgaaggctccacacaacgtgtataacaccacaaaaataatcaacatagATAGAAATTATTCAGCATAAATTAGAGACTTCATTAAtcaaaatttagataattatattaacgcttcttcttaaacttgcttaattaattatttgcatacggaaaattcaaaatgaaattgAACTCCCagaattatcaaaccaacaaactcacagaattatataaatattcaaataacaatcacatcaaattgttatATAAAAACAAGTTCAACCATGAGTATATGCGTAAAAGTAAAAATTATCAATtcggtaacctcagaataattattagcacgttcgagaacgaacgtt
The sequence above is drawn from the Nicotiana tabacum cultivar K326 chromosome 13, ASM71507v2, whole genome shotgun sequence genome and encodes:
- the LOC107826868 gene encoding cytochrome P450 77A1-like; translation: MDFIFTALAFLLSVFILLFTRKTKCNLPPGPPGWPVVGNLFQIASSGKQFFEYVRELKPKYGSIFTLKMGARTMIVVSSADLAYEALIEKGQIFATRPSETPTRTIFSCNKFSVNAAIYGPLWRSLRRNMVQNMLSSSRVKEFRDCREMAMDKLIERIHADAKANNDIVWVLKNARFAVFYILLTMCFGVEMDEKMIETVDQMMKDVLMELHPRIDDFLPILSLFVGYKQRKRVHEVRKRQIETLVPLIEKRRRAIQNPGYDKTVASFSYLDTLFDVKVEGTKSGPTNPELVTLCSEFLNGGTDTTATAIEWAIGRMIENPSIQKRIYEEIRNTVGDRKIDEKDMDKMPYLNAVVKELLRKHPPTYVTFTHAVTEPTTLGGYDIPTYANVEFFVPGISDDPKVWSDPEKFDPDRFLSGREDADITGVTGVKMMPFGVGRRICPGLGLATVHVNLMLARMIQEFEWSAYPENRKVDFTEKLEFTVVMKNPLRAKVKPRMQVV